The following proteins are encoded in a genomic region of Paenibacillus sp. FSL R7-0273:
- a CDS encoding DUF7667 family protein, translating into MLPAHLRLAELYRLHKAGKLTEAYGPELLQCLAINERYCWDTMKLRQLTNVAASTQDTEWLNSLRIREDALQLTGRAPTL; encoded by the coding sequence ATGCTGCCCGCACACTTAAGATTGGCAGAACTGTACCGGCTGCATAAGGCAGGCAAGCTTACGGAAGCTTACGGCCCGGAGCTGCTGCAATGTCTGGCCATCAATGAGCGGTACTGCTGGGATACCATGAAGCTGCGGCAGCTCACGAATGTTGCAGCTTCAACTCAGGACACTGAATGGCTGAACAGCCTGCGGATCCGCGAAGATGCCCTGCAGCTGACCGGGAGGGCACCGACCTTATGA
- a CDS encoding helix-turn-helix domain-containing protein, whose amino-acid sequence MLKLKLDKLMYEKRLNANQLSKMTGIRYPTISDMADNKSKAWSPENLNKIMIALDLDSISDLIEYEKEPPQE is encoded by the coding sequence ATGTTAAAACTAAAGTTGGACAAGCTAATGTATGAGAAAAGACTGAATGCAAACCAGCTATCCAAAATGACGGGGATCAGATATCCAACCATTTCAGATATGGCTGACAATAAATCAAAGGCGTGGTCACCTGAGAACCTCAATAAAATCATGATCGCTTTGGATTTAGATAGTATTTCTGATCTAATTGAATATGAAAAAGAGCCGCCACAGGAGTGA
- a CDS encoding YjcZ family sporulation protein, with translation MSENVAGYGGGFGGMTSTAAILVLFILLVIISKAFVL, from the coding sequence ATGAGCGAGAACGTTGCTGGTTATGGCGGAGGCTTCGGCGGAATGACTTCTACGGCTGCAATTCTGGTCCTGTTTATTCTGCTGGTTATCATCTCCAAGGCTTTTGTACTGTAG
- a CDS encoding dipeptidase, with amino-acid sequence MSYEQYFQAEREAQLAELKQWLSIPSISALSVHKEDVQSAAVWLTETLKRAGLENIEIHPTAGHPVVYADYLHAPGKPTVLVYGHYDVQPVDPLNLWTTPPFEPEIRDGKLYARGATDDKGQVFMHIKAIEAILKQEGTLPVNIKLCIEGEEEIGSVNLPPFLEANQDKLAADAVLVSDTALLERGRPAICTGLRGLCSMEVSVHTASTDLHSGSYGGGVPNALHALVSLLSSLHDDQGRVAVEGFYQGVPELSASLREEFDKQGVNEEKIRESLGLEQLYGEEGYSFVERVGARPTLELNGVYGGFQGEGSKTVIPKEAHAKITCRLVGDQDPQHILDAVEAHLKANIQKGATVKVQQMEKARAFNIDPSDPILQTAADAFGKVYGTRALFTKDGGSIPIMESFSRILKAPVVLMGFGLDDENLHAPDEHFNLENFDKGLLTIVEFLKTV; translated from the coding sequence ATGTCCTATGAACAATATTTTCAGGCTGAGCGTGAAGCCCAGCTGGCTGAACTGAAGCAATGGCTGTCCATTCCAAGTATTTCTGCCCTTTCTGTACACAAGGAGGATGTTCAATCCGCCGCTGTCTGGCTAACTGAAACCCTAAAGCGCGCCGGTCTGGAGAACATTGAAATCCACCCTACGGCAGGTCATCCCGTTGTTTATGCGGACTACCTGCATGCTCCCGGTAAACCGACGGTTCTGGTATACGGCCACTATGATGTGCAGCCTGTTGATCCGCTGAATCTCTGGACAACCCCTCCGTTTGAGCCGGAGATCCGTGACGGCAAGCTGTATGCGCGCGGAGCCACCGATGATAAAGGCCAGGTGTTCATGCACATCAAGGCAATTGAGGCCATTCTCAAGCAGGAAGGCACTCTCCCTGTTAACATCAAGCTCTGCATCGAAGGCGAAGAGGAAATCGGCAGCGTGAATCTGCCTCCTTTCCTGGAAGCTAATCAGGACAAGCTGGCCGCTGATGCCGTGCTGGTATCCGATACTGCCCTGCTCGAGCGCGGACGCCCGGCGATCTGCACCGGACTGCGCGGTTTATGCTCCATGGAAGTTAGCGTTCATACCGCTTCCACCGACCTGCACTCCGGCTCGTACGGCGGCGGGGTACCCAATGCGCTGCATGCTCTGGTGTCCCTGCTCAGCTCCCTGCATGATGATCAAGGCCGCGTAGCTGTGGAAGGCTTCTACCAGGGCGTGCCTGAGCTGTCCGCTTCTCTGCGTGAGGAATTTGACAAGCAGGGCGTAAATGAAGAGAAGATCAGAGAATCCCTCGGTCTGGAGCAGCTCTACGGTGAAGAAGGCTACAGCTTTGTTGAGCGTGTAGGTGCCCGTCCGACCCTTGAGCTTAACGGCGTCTACGGCGGATTCCAGGGTGAAGGCAGCAAGACCGTCATTCCTAAAGAAGCCCATGCCAAAATCACCTGCCGTCTCGTCGGTGACCAGGACCCGCAGCATATCCTTGACGCTGTGGAAGCACACCTGAAGGCCAATATCCAGAAGGGCGCTACTGTAAAGGTACAGCAGATGGAAAAAGCCCGCGCCTTCAACATTGATCCGTCTGATCCGATTCTGCAGACCGCAGCGGATGCTTTTGGCAAAGTATACGGTACACGCGCCCTCTTTACCAAAGACGGCGGCTCGATCCCGATCATGGAGAGCTTCTCCCGCATTCTGAAGGCACCGGTTGTGCTGATGGGCTTTGGCCTGGATGATGAGAACCTGCATGCGCCGGATGAGCACTTCAATCTGGAGAACTTTGATAAAGGCCTGCTGACCATCGTCGAGTTCCTCAAAACCGTCTAA
- a CDS encoding TRM11 family SAM-dependent methyltransferase, which translates to MNRQEADPAYIYTYACSGDEQDLCGMELRCLFGKNIPQGIFGSGIRVEPSRSPFIKEMIEVMYTGDSLPEIYDQTEQVELNGKTFKVIFVKTNDLPPEQKIEYNERRVIEREIGLRIEGEADVNRPELVYGIVTLGGRWYFGTYHKNNATWFRQIKKPRSYSIALSTRVARAAVNMAVPQPEGIRAIDPCCGIGTVMIEALSMGIDIVGRDINPFIAQGARTNIDHFGFSAPVTLGDIADITEHYDAAIVDMPYNLYSSITPEEQFDILVNARRIADRVVIVAIEAMDEMISRAGFEIIDRCVARKGAFSRHLMLCV; encoded by the coding sequence TTGAACCGGCAGGAAGCAGATCCTGCTTATATTTATACGTATGCGTGCTCGGGGGACGAGCAGGATTTATGCGGGATGGAGCTGCGTTGCCTGTTCGGTAAGAATATTCCGCAGGGCATCTTCGGGAGCGGAATCCGGGTGGAGCCCAGCCGCAGCCCGTTCATCAAGGAAATGATCGAGGTCATGTACACAGGCGACAGCCTGCCGGAAATCTATGACCAGACTGAGCAGGTTGAGCTGAACGGAAAGACGTTCAAGGTCATTTTTGTAAAAACCAATGACCTGCCGCCTGAGCAAAAAATAGAATATAACGAACGCCGGGTGATCGAGCGGGAAATTGGCCTCCGCATTGAGGGCGAGGCGGACGTGAACCGTCCGGAGCTAGTGTATGGCATCGTGACTTTGGGCGGTCGCTGGTATTTCGGGACCTATCACAAGAACAATGCAACCTGGTTCCGCCAGATCAAGAAGCCGCGCAGCTATTCCATTGCCCTCAGCACACGCGTAGCCCGCGCGGCAGTTAACATGGCTGTACCGCAGCCGGAGGGTATCCGGGCTATCGATCCCTGCTGCGGCATCGGGACGGTTATGATCGAGGCGCTGTCCATGGGAATTGATATCGTCGGCCGGGACATCAATCCGTTCATTGCGCAGGGCGCACGGACCAACATTGACCATTTCGGCTTCAGTGCCCCGGTCACTCTAGGGGATATCGCAGACATTACGGAGCATTATGATGCGGCGATTGTGGACATGCCCTATAATTTGTACTCCAGCATTACACCGGAGGAGCAGTTTGATATTCTTGTCAACGCCCGCAGAATCGCTGACCGGGTTGTCATTGTAGCGATTGAGGCGATGGATGAGATGATCAGCAGGGCCGGATTCGAGATTATCGACCGCTGCGTGGCCCGGAAGGGCGCTTTTTCCCGGCATTTGATGCTGTGCGTGTAG
- a CDS encoding NUDIX hydrolase: MEEKWLTWAKEIQAIAQTGLTYAKDVYDIERYQALRELSVDILANYTYESKEKIRLAFAGDEGYCTPKVDIRGVIFQDNKILLVREKLDGNWALPGGWGDIGLSPSEVAVKEIAEESGYQAEAVRLLAVLDKKFHEHPPEPYHVYKFFILCRITGGEAAGGVETDGVGFFAENELPELSQERNTEKQVKTLFEFLKNPQKPVILD; encoded by the coding sequence ATGGAAGAGAAATGGTTAACATGGGCCAAGGAAATCCAGGCCATTGCCCAGACCGGGCTTACCTATGCGAAGGATGTCTACGATATCGAACGTTACCAGGCGCTGCGTGAGCTGAGTGTAGATATTCTGGCGAACTATACTTATGAGAGCAAGGAGAAAATCCGTCTCGCCTTTGCAGGGGATGAGGGATATTGCACGCCGAAGGTGGATATCCGCGGGGTTATTTTTCAGGATAATAAGATTCTGCTGGTCCGTGAAAAGCTTGACGGGAACTGGGCGCTGCCCGGTGGCTGGGGAGACATCGGCCTGTCGCCGAGTGAGGTAGCGGTCAAGGAGATTGCCGAAGAGTCGGGCTATCAGGCGGAGGCGGTGCGGCTGCTGGCGGTGCTGGACAAAAAGTTCCATGAGCATCCGCCGGAGCCGTATCATGTCTACAAATTTTTTATTCTGTGCCGGATTACGGGCGGGGAAGCGGCCGGGGGCGTGGAGACGGACGGAGTAGGCTTTTTTGCGGAAAATGAACTTCCGGAGCTGTCGCAGGAGCGCAACACGGAGAAGCAGGTCAAAACCCTGTTCGAATTCCTCAAAAATCCTCAAAAACCAGTCATATTGGACTAA
- a CDS encoding VOC family protein — MKEWLLESHSIFGTPDITATAAFYEQKLGFRAVPYLDTQEPHICLYRDSTEIILTDSGGRPVIPNRELYGYGYDAYFITRNQSRLQDALEEAGVTFIRTLTDTDYGNREFVIEDLDGRWIAFGIKQA, encoded by the coding sequence ATGAAAGAATGGTTGCTGGAGTCGCATAGTATCTTTGGAACTCCGGATATTACAGCAACTGCCGCTTTTTATGAACAAAAGCTGGGGTTCCGGGCAGTGCCATACCTGGACACGCAGGAACCGCATATCTGCCTGTACCGGGATTCCACTGAAATTATTCTCACGGATTCAGGCGGGCGTCCTGTTATACCTAACCGCGAGCTTTATGGCTATGGATATGATGCATATTTCATTACCCGGAATCAGAGCAGGCTTCAGGATGCGCTAGAAGAAGCTGGTGTTACGTTCATCCGTACATTAACTGATACAGATTACGGCAACCGGGAATTTGTCATCGAGGATTTGGATGGCCGGTGGATCGCTTTTGGAATCAAGCAAGCCTGA
- a CDS encoding ASCH domain-containing protein gives MTQNTAITEYWNGYVEEHPEAADQFDSAWAFGDNPRLADELLGLVLQGIKTGTASNEALFEIQEQKPPFVGGHSVLLDGEGNPRAIIETIKVESVPFNEVTAEFAYSEGEDDRSLESWRYEHEVYFTREFKRYGMSFDPAMKVVCENFRVVHVKQHP, from the coding sequence ATGACACAAAACACAGCAATAACAGAATATTGGAATGGTTACGTAGAGGAGCACCCGGAGGCGGCAGATCAATTTGACAGCGCCTGGGCGTTCGGCGACAATCCGCGGCTCGCGGATGAGCTGCTCGGTCTGGTGCTGCAGGGAATCAAAACAGGAACCGCTTCTAATGAGGCCCTGTTTGAAATTCAAGAGCAGAAGCCTCCGTTTGTAGGCGGACATTCGGTTCTGCTCGACGGTGAGGGTAATCCGCGGGCCATTATCGAGACCATAAAGGTCGAGAGTGTACCCTTCAACGAAGTGACTGCAGAATTCGCCTACTCCGAGGGTGAGGATGACCGTTCCCTGGAGTCGTGGCGCTACGAGCACGAGGTTTATTTTACAAGAGAGTTCAAGCGCTACGGCATGTCCTTTGATCCCGCGATGAAGGTCGTGTGCGAGAACTTCCGTGTAGTGCATGTAAAGCAGCACCCTTAA
- the abc-f gene encoding ribosomal protection-like ABC-F family protein: MIISCQNVQKYHGAQLVLSDITFDIRQGEKIGLIGRNGCGKTTLFRLLSGEERPDQGQISLRRGSIVGLLAQIQAAENRETVYAVLQRSFAEPLAWQSRLRELEQQMSGLDAGTDEAAWNRLLKEYGALQEKFEAAGGYEIDASIQRVASGLGIPATQYEREFASLSGGEKTKVGLAELLLRRPDVLLLDEPTNHLDMGAIEWLEQYLLAYEGTVLAISHDRYFLDAVVKKVVEIEDGEAVTYHTNYSGYQVEKEARLLQQFADYQEQQKKIKQMQESIKRLIEWGNRSNPPNPSFHRRAASMQKALDRMVKIKRPILERKAMDLQLQQEDRTGNQAVILDRISKSYGSRTLFTGASDILRYGETAALIGGNGAGKSTLLRMILGQETPDSGSCTLGSRAAVGYLAQEAVPEDGKLSVLRYFREEAGMEEGEARGQLARFLFYGSDVFKTIAGLSGGEWTRLRFAVLMHRRPNLLILDEPTNHLDIDSREALEEALEEFPGTVLAVSHDRYFINRCFGKLWAIEDGRFHAFNGNYEYYKEKQAEQAASVSSVPASTESHGAGKSIQRKASAPASSIDPSRKQRSAAAWEQDIAAAEERLGRIDAEMLEPGIASDALKLAELQHTRDTAQSELDELYTAWMDETEQ, encoded by the coding sequence ATGATTATCTCATGCCAAAATGTCCAGAAATACCACGGTGCCCAGCTTGTCCTGAGCGACATCACCTTTGATATCCGTCAGGGAGAAAAAATCGGCCTGATCGGCCGCAACGGCTGCGGCAAAACCACCCTGTTCCGCCTGCTGAGCGGAGAAGAACGCCCGGATCAGGGCCAGATCTCCCTCCGCCGGGGCAGTATCGTCGGCCTGCTGGCGCAGATTCAGGCGGCCGAGAACCGGGAAACCGTCTATGCTGTGCTCCAGCGCAGCTTCGCTGAGCCTCTTGCCTGGCAGAGCCGCCTGCGGGAGCTGGAGCAGCAGATGTCCGGACTTGATGCCGGGACGGACGAAGCAGCCTGGAACAGGCTGCTTAAGGAATACGGCGCCCTGCAGGAGAAATTCGAGGCAGCCGGCGGATACGAAATCGATGCCTCCATCCAGCGGGTCGCCTCAGGGCTTGGCATCCCCGCCACCCAATATGAGCGCGAATTCGCCTCCCTCTCCGGCGGCGAGAAAACCAAGGTCGGCCTGGCAGAGCTGCTGCTGCGCCGCCCGGATGTGCTGCTGCTTGATGAGCCGACCAACCATCTGGATATGGGGGCTATCGAATGGCTGGAGCAATATCTCCTGGCCTACGAAGGTACCGTGCTGGCGATTTCTCATGACCGCTATTTCCTCGATGCCGTAGTCAAAAAGGTAGTCGAAATCGAAGATGGCGAAGCCGTCACCTATCACACCAATTACAGCGGCTATCAGGTGGAAAAGGAAGCCCGGCTGCTTCAGCAGTTCGCCGATTACCAGGAGCAGCAGAAGAAGATCAAGCAGATGCAGGAAAGCATCAAACGGCTGATTGAATGGGGTAACCGTTCCAATCCGCCTAATCCCTCCTTCCACCGCCGGGCTGCCTCCATGCAGAAGGCGCTGGACCGGATGGTCAAGATCAAGCGTCCGATTCTGGAGCGCAAAGCAATGGATCTGCAGCTGCAGCAGGAGGACCGGACCGGCAACCAGGCTGTCATCCTCGACCGGATCAGTAAAAGCTACGGCAGCCGGACCCTCTTTACCGGCGCCAGCGACATTCTGAGATACGGCGAAACGGCCGCGCTGATCGGCGGCAACGGCGCCGGCAAAAGCACGCTGCTGCGGATGATTCTCGGCCAGGAGACGCCGGACAGCGGCAGCTGCACGCTCGGCTCGCGGGCGGCTGTCGGTTACCTTGCCCAGGAGGCTGTGCCCGAGGACGGCAAGCTGTCCGTGCTCCGCTACTTCCGCGAGGAAGCCGGCATGGAAGAGGGCGAAGCCCGCGGGCAGCTTGCCCGCTTCCTCTTCTACGGCAGCGATGTGTTCAAGACTATCGCGGGTCTGTCCGGCGGGGAATGGACGCGGCTGCGCTTCGCGGTGCTGATGCACCGCCGGCCGAACCTGCTTATCCTGGATGAGCCGACCAACCATCTGGATATCGATTCCCGCGAAGCGCTGGAGGAGGCCTTGGAGGAATTCCCGGGCACAGTGCTGGCCGTATCCCATGACCGCTATTTCATCAACCGCTGCTTCGGGAAGCTGTGGGCGATCGAAGACGGCCGGTTCCATGCTTTTAACGGAAACTATGAGTATTACAAGGAGAAGCAGGCGGAGCAGGCAGCTTCTGTCTCCAGTGTGCCTGCGTCTACCGAAAGCCACGGTGCCGGAAAGAGCATACAACGCAAGGCTTCAGCTCCGGCAAGCAGCATAGACCCCTCCCGCAAACAGCGCTCAGCTGCAGCCTGGGAGCAGGACATCGCCGCTGCCGAAGAGCGGCTCGGCCGGATTGACGCCGAAATGCTTGAGCCCGGCATCGCCAGTGATGCATTAAAGCTGGCTGAGCTGCAGCACACCCGTGACACGGCCCAGTCTGAGCTGGATGAGCTATACACAGCCTGGATGGACGAAACGGAGCAGTGA
- a CDS encoding PH domain-containing protein translates to MTIFDGLLGNATQVELADVQREYARILAPGEKIERAYKLIRDMFIFTDKRLILVDKQGVTGKKTQYHSIPYKSISHYSVETAGHFDLDAELCLYVSSSTLPLKKTFNKSVNIYEVQAVLSQYILK, encoded by the coding sequence ATGACGATTTTTGACGGTCTGCTGGGCAATGCCACCCAGGTGGAGCTTGCTGATGTACAGCGTGAGTATGCACGGATTCTGGCTCCCGGTGAGAAAATTGAGCGGGCCTATAAGCTGATCCGGGATATGTTTATTTTTACGGATAAACGGCTGATTCTTGTCGATAAACAAGGTGTGACCGGTAAAAAAACACAGTATCATTCCATTCCCTACAAAAGCATCTCCCATTATTCCGTGGAAACGGCGGGCCACTTTGACCTGGATGCCGAGCTGTGCCTGTATGTATCGAGCAGTACGCTGCCGCTGAAGAAGACGTTCAACAAATCGGTCAATATTTATGAGGTGCAGGCGGTGCTGTCGCAGTACATTCTGAAATAA
- a CDS encoding chromate transporter — protein MEWLELIYGFFMANLLGYGGGPSSIPLMYEEIVPHFGWLTDEQFSNMLALGNALPGPIATKIAAFVGYDVFGWFGVVLALTATVLPSAAALIILLRIMQKYKQSPVVKGMTLLVQPVIAVMMTVLTIKMAQSPAEAIGIWQTLIIAAVAFAAMKWLKLHPALVIVAAFAYGAFGLPYTI, from the coding sequence ATGGAATGGCTTGAGCTGATTTACGGCTTTTTTATGGCTAATCTGCTGGGCTACGGCGGCGGCCCCTCCTCCATCCCGCTGATGTATGAGGAAATTGTCCCGCATTTCGGCTGGCTGACCGATGAGCAATTTTCCAATATGCTGGCGCTCGGCAATGCCCTGCCGGGTCCGATTGCCACCAAAATCGCTGCTTTCGTCGGCTATGACGTCTTCGGCTGGTTTGGCGTAGTCTTGGCGCTGACCGCTACAGTCCTCCCTTCGGCCGCCGCCCTGATCATCCTGCTCCGAATCATGCAGAAATACAAGCAGTCGCCTGTCGTCAAAGGCATGACGCTGCTTGTGCAGCCGGTTATCGCGGTTATGATGACTGTGCTGACGATTAAAATGGCACAGAGCCCGGCGGAAGCCATCGGGATCTGGCAGACGCTGATCATCGCCGCCGTTGCCTTTGCCGCCATGAAGTGGCTGAAGCTGCATCCCGCGCTGGTGATTGTGGCCGCTTTTGCCTATGGAGCGTTCGGTCTCCCTTATACCATCTGA
- a CDS encoding chromate transporter, with product MKKANNDYVQLAVAMCRTGILGYGGGPSVIPLIRHDAVTRYGWLSDDEFGETLAIANALPGPIATKMAAYLGYKLKGVRGALLSVLAHILPSCIAMIALLSAVNYLSGSRTVAGMIAAVSPVIAVMLGMMAYEFAQKAFKGLGKWIGAAFLLLALLLLEVLHVHPAIVIVLFLGYGTAHYRILATKHSKGGNG from the coding sequence GTGAAAAAAGCCAATAATGATTATGTACAGCTTGCCGTCGCCATGTGCAGAACAGGCATACTCGGCTATGGAGGGGGGCCCTCCGTTATTCCGCTGATCCGGCATGATGCCGTAACCCGGTACGGCTGGCTGAGCGACGACGAATTCGGGGAGACACTGGCCATCGCCAATGCGCTCCCCGGCCCGATCGCCACCAAGATGGCGGCCTATCTCGGGTACAAGCTGAAGGGAGTCCGGGGAGCCCTCCTCTCCGTTCTTGCCCACATTTTACCCAGCTGCATTGCGATGATCGCCCTGCTCTCTGCCGTCAATTATTTAAGCGGCTCCCGGACAGTAGCGGGTATGATTGCAGCCGTTTCACCTGTGATTGCAGTCATGCTCGGAATGATGGCTTATGAATTTGCCCAAAAGGCGTTTAAAGGGCTGGGAAAATGGATCGGGGCTGCTTTTCTGCTGCTGGCTCTGCTGCTGCTGGAGGTGCTGCATGTGCATCCGGCCATCGTGATTGTACTTTTTCTGGGCTATGGAACGGCTCACTACCGGATACTCGCCACTAAACACAGCAAGGGGGGAAACGGTTAA
- the ggt gene encoding gamma-glutamyltransferase, giving the protein MTAQPVTGTKTMVVSPHYLASAAGAEILNRGGNAFDAAVAVSAALAVVYPHMTGLGGDAFWLTYSAGEGCVRAYNGSGRSGYGVRRDLYAGEANIPRRGVRSAITVPGMADSWAAVQGGYGRLPFAEVLEPAISFATAGFPLSPDQHGGSVLAGAALNPEAAAVYLPGGKVPAAGSKFVQPQLARTLRALASGGHDAFYKGQIAQDISDYMRAAGGYLTCDDFADHQGEWTEPVSTGYHGYSIYQAPPNSQGFAALMALNILEHFDFSSIGHGSYEYYHLLAEALKLSFRDRDQVLTDPLHHPVPLERLLDKGYAQQLAASISMSRAAVIGSEPVGRDTAYAAVVDSEGNAVSFIQSLYFEFGSGVVAGDTGILLQNRGSFFSLDPLHINTLEPYKRTFHTLMPAMACRDGKPAYLYGTQGGEGQPQTQTLLLTRLLHYGMNPLEAVSAPRFVWGRTWGEPTQELKVEQRAGQQVLDALAGAGHLVRPAADFDGIMGHAHVIGIDSSGLRSGGTDPRCDGAAIGS; this is encoded by the coding sequence ATGACGGCACAGCCGGTAACCGGTACAAAAACAATGGTGGTCAGCCCCCATTACCTGGCTTCCGCCGCAGGTGCGGAAATCTTGAACAGGGGCGGCAATGCTTTTGATGCGGCGGTCGCGGTCAGCGCGGCGCTGGCCGTGGTGTACCCGCACATGACAGGGCTGGGCGGCGATGCCTTTTGGCTCACGTACAGCGCGGGCGAAGGGTGCGTTCGGGCCTATAACGGCAGCGGACGGTCCGGCTACGGCGTCCGCCGGGACCTGTATGCCGGGGAAGCGAATATTCCCCGGCGCGGGGTCCGCAGCGCCATTACGGTACCCGGAATGGCGGACAGCTGGGCGGCGGTCCAGGGCGGATACGGCCGCCTTCCCTTCGCGGAGGTGCTGGAGCCGGCGATCAGCTTCGCCACCGCGGGGTTTCCGCTGTCGCCGGACCAGCATGGCGGCAGCGTGCTTGCCGGAGCCGCGCTGAATCCGGAAGCGGCGGCGGTGTACCTGCCCGGCGGGAAGGTACCGGCCGCCGGGTCGAAGTTTGTGCAGCCGCAGCTGGCGCGGACGCTGCGTGCCCTGGCGTCGGGCGGGCACGACGCCTTCTATAAGGGGCAGATTGCGCAGGACATAAGCGATTATATGCGGGCTGCGGGCGGGTATCTTACCTGTGATGATTTCGCAGATCATCAAGGGGAGTGGACAGAGCCCGTCTCGACCGGGTATCACGGCTACAGCATCTATCAGGCGCCGCCGAACTCGCAGGGCTTTGCAGCCCTGATGGCGCTGAATATATTGGAGCACTTTGATTTCAGCAGCATCGGGCATGGCTCCTACGAGTATTACCACCTGCTGGCGGAGGCGCTGAAGCTGAGCTTCCGTGACCGGGATCAGGTGCTGACTGATCCGCTTCACCACCCTGTTCCGTTGGAGCGGCTGCTGGATAAAGGATATGCGCAGCAGCTGGCTGCCTCCATTTCCATGAGCCGTGCGGCGGTGATCGGAAGCGAGCCGGTCGGCCGGGATACGGCGTATGCCGCTGTAGTGGACAGTGAAGGCAATGCGGTGTCGTTCATTCAGAGCCTCTACTTTGAATTTGGCTCAGGTGTGGTTGCCGGGGATACGGGCATTCTGCTGCAGAACCGCGGCTCCTTTTTCTCGCTGGACCCGCTGCATATCAATACGCTGGAGCCGTATAAGCGTACTTTTCACACGCTTATGCCGGCGATGGCATGCCGGGACGGCAAGCCCGCTTATCTGTACGGGACGCAGGGCGGGGAAGGACAGCCGCAGACGCAGACGCTGCTGCTGACAAGGCTGCTGCATTACGGCATGAATCCGCTGGAGGCGGTGAGTGCCCCGAGGTTTGTGTGGGGCAGAACCTGGGGAGAGCCGACCCAGGAGCTGAAGGTGGAGCAGCGTGCCGGGCAGCAGGTGCTGGATGCCTTGGCGGGCGCCGGGCATCTGGTGCGGCCGGCGGCCGATTTTGACGGCATCATGGGCCACGCCCATGTTATTGGAATAGACAGCAGCGGTCTCCGCAGCGGCGGAACGGATCCGCGGTGTGACGGAGCGGCTATCGGCTCATAG